The DNA segment AACACCATCCAGTTTACGTAATTTCTGCTGCAGCTCATCTGAGATATAGTGAAAATGCAAATCCAATGCTTGCAGACCTCTGACCAACGGGGATTCCAATAAAGCGTTTGCGCCTGTGTCCGACATATTGCCGAGCGACATATCCAACACATGCAGCTGTTTCAAAATTCCATTCTGAGCCACTCTCTGCGCTAATTCGTCGGCAATTTCGCAATTGCGCAATCCCAAGTAGCGCAAGTGGGGCATGGGTTTTTCCAGCAAAGATACGATATCATCCACGGAAGCGTCAAAACCGTACTGATCCGAACCCAGCCACAATTCCAAATGGGTTAGCGCCGGTAATTCAGCAGCCTTTATATCCTCCAGCACAGACGCAGGCAACCCTCCGGTTTCAACAACCAGCTTTTCCAAAGACGACAACTGCATACGGCTCAGACGCAATCCCTGACCACCCCGCACACGAAAACACTTAATACGGGGATACGCAGCAAAGAATTCCCGATAATCCGTTTGTTCTATCCAGGATATCTCGCTTTCTTCCCCAATGATGTCCCCGAAAAATATCGCCTCGAGACTCGTGAGCAGCTTACTGTTCTGTGTTAACGACTGAATGATTGCGGTCGGCGGGTTTTCATAGGGCTCCCCCCAACAACCGATCACCAATGAACGAATCTTCCCCGCATTGGCATCTTCAAGAAACTTTTGCAATAGATCCGAAAAAGATTTTCCCGCATCCATGTCGTCCCAGTCCAAAGACAGGCGATAAGCCAATTCCGTATCCCCTATTCCCACACTGGGATCGTAATCGCTCACTTTAGATCCATTAAATATTTCTGCGTGTTCATCTATGGTCATACATCCCCCTGTAGTATCACTCGACTCCCTACAAGTATAAGCAAGGAGAACTATTTGACCAAGATTTTGTTCGCATAAAGAAAAGGCGCCTTTACAGGCGCCGAGAGGTATCGCATTTTTGTCGCCCCGTTACTGCACGGGACTGACAAGGTTGTTTTTCTTCGGTTGATACCGGACAAAATCGTGTCTTGAGTGAAACCAGTAGTTAAACACGTCAAGCATTTTCCCTGCAATATCGTCTACGACATCTTCCAGTAAAGCACAGGTCACATTGTCCAGTTCACTCTTCTTGAAATTTTCATTGGGAAAAATCCGCTCTCCGTTGACCCACGCTCCTCGGGAATGGGCCAGTTCCTTGTCGACATGCAATTTCCCAAAGTACTGTAAGCGATTATACAGACCGGAATGTTGCAGTTGATCTTTCATACTATCAATAAACACACCAAATGCCGCTTCCAGCATCTCAATGGTGACCAGGGAAATGAGAGGATTATTATGGCGTTTCACATGGTAAATTGTGGTGTAAACCAGGTCCCGGACCACAAAACTCTTGCTGCTCCATATATTCTCTATGATACTGAAACTACTCGGTCCCCAGGACTTCTCAGAAAATCCCAAACGCCCAAGATCCTCCAAGTACCACTTCCAGTGATCCATGTCTTCAAGACAATGGGTATTCACTTCCAGCTCCAAATATGTACCGGGCTCACTCACTGACATGGACTCAAGGATATCCTTAAATCCCAAGACGAAAAACAGCATCGACGGAACAAATTTCAATTTGTCTTCTGCATCATCGTCCTCGCGCAGCCAGCCGCACAGTGCGGATTGCTCCAATTGCTTAGAGACCCTTTCCACTCTTGCCAATATACGTTTCATAATCGAATTCCCTGCTGAGTAAAAGTTAACAACCGTGCATTATTATGAAGCAGACCAGGAAACAGCGTTAATACGAAACAAATAAGATTCACAATACTTTAACTATATTTACAAAAGTGAAATCTTTTTTGGTTTCGAATTTCTCATCAACACTTTTACTTTAAAACAAGAAAGGCAGCTTACGCTGCCTTTCCTGCGGTTAACAATATGCTACTCAGGCTTTACATGGATCCGCAATCCTGCCCCGGAACCGGGTTGTATTGGAGGCTTCCGGCATTGATGCCGGTGACACAAAATTGTAAGGTCAAGCCACCTTGTCCTGTACCGGTGGTGGTGACAATAGCTGTGCCGCTTGTATCACTGGTACCGTCGGCGGATTCGGTGATATCACCGGTGAACTCACCGCTAACTACCGCTCCGGCTACCGGGTTACCCTGGTTATCCAGCAACTGTATGGTTGCCTCGCCCACTCTACGACCGCCACCAACATTTACAGATCTTAAGCTGATGGACCCTACTTGTACGTCAGTTGCGGTGCCGGAACCCGCCGCGGTAGTGGCACTGGCCACATTAGAATAAGCGGAAGTGCCGTTGCCATTGGCTGCATTGACACGATACCAGTAGGTAGTGGATGCATTCAGACCCGTGTCAGAGTAGGAGGTGCTATTCGCTGCCACAGGAATCCCCGGACCGAAGTTCACACCGTCAGTGGAACGTTCTACAGAGAAACCGGTTTCATCGGCGCTATTATCCGCCCACGTCAGATCAATCTGCGAACTGGACACAGCGCCGGCACTCAACCCGCTGGGTGCATTTGGCGCAGTACCACCCCCATTGCCACCACCATTGATGGGATATCGCACTTGATAGTTACTGCCTATATCACCATTTTGCGGGAATGTGGGAGGCGCCAAGCCACCGATTACCTGCGCAAAACCCATACCACCCTGGTCTTCATGATCCAGAATATGGCAATGCATGATGGTTTTTCCTTCGAACACAGAAGAAGTTTGTGCATTTAGGTCGAAGCGAATCGCACAGTTACCGGCCAGAGTGTCGTAGTACTCGCCGTCTTCAAAATCACCACCACAATTACCCACCACTTGGAAGTGATACACGTGTAAGTGGAAAGGATGGTTCAGACCGCCTTTAATACTCCACTCCTGCATACCGTCCGCGTTAAGTACAAATGTAGGACTATTCATATCGAACTTAGCGCCATTAATGGTGCGAGCGCCCATATTGACTGTTTCAAAATTGTCAGGGGTTTGTGCACGCAAATCACGCAAGTAGGAAGGACGTTTGGACGCCCAGGTAGAAACACCGTCTGCGGCAAACGGATGCGAGGTGGAATCCGCAGGCAATGCAGCATCTACAAAAATACTAGCTACCGGATTTCCGTTCACGGATATCTGTGAATCTGCGCTACAACGCACGGCGATGTCAGCACGAGAAGCACCGGATAAGCTTATGGAGTTGGTTGCTAAAATTTTTGGTACCTGTGTACGCCATACACCATCGCGAGACATCAATGCCAGCTCACATTGATTACCCACCGACAACGTCTTAGCTCGGCCGTCGCGGTCAGCCAGCAATACGCGCCAGTGTTGCCAAGAGTCGGGCGGAGAACACAAGTTGCCATTGATGGCACCATTCACAGTCCAAGACGGCGCTAGAGTTCCACTGATTAAAGTGTCGCCTCCGGTACCTCTGGCATTGGGATCCAGATAAGCGACAACGACTTTTCTTTCTACCATGGAAGCGACATTAGCCGGGATACCATCAAACTTGTCGTCAATAATCATTAGACCAAAAGCACCGCCGGCCGCCTGCAAATAGGTTGAACCATGGTGATGCGCGTGATACCAATAGGTTCCCCCCATATGATCGGCACTGATGTCGTAAACATAATCCCCGGCATAACCGCCTTCGATGACGCGGGTAACTTCATCAGAAGGGTTTTCCGGCGATATATGTAATCCATGGGTGTGAAGGTTACTGATGTTTGGATCTTTAAAGACGTTGTGATCCGGGCTGGGTGCCTCATAGGGCAACAGGTTACGAAAGGTCACAACGTATTTCTTACCCGGCTCCATAACCACCGTCGGCCCCGGTATACTGTAGTTACCACCGCCCTGCCGATAGGCACGTGTGGTTA comes from the Gammaproteobacteria bacterium genome and includes:
- a CDS encoding STM4015 family protein, encoding MTIDEHAEIFNGSKVSDYDPSVGIGDTELAYRLSLDWDDMDAGKSFSDLLQKFLEDANAGKIRSLVIGCWGEPYENPPTAIIQSLTQNSKLLTSLEAIFFGDIIGEESEISWIEQTDYREFFAAYPRIKCFRVRGGQGLRLSRMQLSSLEKLVVETGGLPASVLEDIKAAELPALTHLELWLGSDQYGFDASVDDIVSLLEKPMPHLRYLGLRNCEIADELAQRVAQNGILKQLHVLDMSLGNMSDTGANALLESPLVRGLQALDLHFHYISDELQQKLRKLDGVSVDVSDQQEDDVDGDEIYRYIAVAE
- a CDS encoding multicopper oxidase domain-containing protein, which encodes MNKITSIVGALLLGGASIAQATQCPTTNVISEPELFQWTHHPATTGNPEEYYSGVLEMGEASFVINGETLTTRAYRQGGGNYSIPGPTVVMEPGKKYVVTFRNLLPYEAPSPDHNVFKDPNISNLHTHGLHISPENPSDEVTRVIEGGYAGDYVYDISADHMGGTYWYHAHHHGSTYLQAAGGAFGLMIIDDKFDGIPANVASMVERKVVVAYLDPNARGTGGDTLISGTLAPSWTVNGAINGNLCSPPDSWQHWRVLLADRDGRAKTLSVGNQCELALMSRDGVWRTQVPKILATNSISLSGASRADIAVRCSADSQISVNGNPVASIFVDAALPADSTSHPFAADGVSTWASKRPSYLRDLRAQTPDNFETVNMGARTINGAKFDMNSPTFVLNADGMQEWSIKGGLNHPFHLHVYHFQVVGNCGGDFEDGEYYDTLAGNCAIRFDLNAQTSSVFEGKTIMHCHILDHEDQGGMGFAQVIGGLAPPTFPQNGDIGSNYQVRYPINGGGNGGGTAPNAPSGLSAGAVSSSQIDLTWADNSADETGFSVERSTDGVNFGPGIPVAANSTSYSDTGLNASTTYWYRVNAANGNGTSAYSNVASATTAAGSGTATDVQVGSISLRSVNVGGGRRVGEATIQLLDNQGNPVAGAVVSGEFTGDITESADGTSDTSGTAIVTTTGTGQGGLTLQFCVTGINAGSLQYNPVPGQDCGSM